A genomic stretch from Nitrospira defluvii includes:
- a CDS encoding universal stress protein, protein MASLIKRILFATDFSACADRALEYALTLTDLWKSELTVMTVLELYPGMDPDYTVNKMYLDHLRDEAKRQLASLESRVKAAGHSIATRIDVGIPSQCVQAVAEEIGADLLVVGTHGRTGLDHVLVGSTAERVVRIAPCPVLAVKADKGAAPATQAPAIKRIVVPIDLSTCSLDALEYAVQFAKPLGASLTILHAMEPVAYGLDFSLSHAKEWKEQRAYLEKRLTVLTACLTAHDLQADYALKPGLPADSITSYVTAQGYDLMIMGTHGRRGLSHVLVGSIAGAMLRHAPCPVLTVRRLKVGPDYQRVVPLGES, encoded by the coding sequence ATGGCGTCTCTGATCAAACGAATCCTGTTTGCGACGGATTTTTCGGCTTGCGCCGACCGGGCGCTGGAGTATGCCCTGACTCTGACGGATCTCTGGAAGTCGGAACTCACGGTGATGACGGTGCTCGAACTGTATCCGGGAATGGACCCGGACTACACCGTCAACAAGATGTACCTGGATCATTTGCGGGACGAAGCGAAGCGTCAGTTGGCCTCGCTGGAGAGCAGGGTCAAGGCGGCCGGTCACTCGATCGCGACCCGTATTGACGTCGGCATCCCGAGCCAATGTGTGCAAGCCGTGGCGGAGGAAATCGGTGCCGACCTGCTGGTGGTCGGGACACATGGGCGAACCGGGCTCGATCACGTCCTCGTGGGCAGTACGGCGGAGCGGGTGGTGCGCATCGCGCCTTGTCCCGTGCTCGCGGTGAAGGCCGACAAGGGTGCGGCCCCGGCAACTCAGGCTCCGGCGATCAAACGGATCGTGGTGCCGATCGATCTCTCGACCTGTTCGCTGGATGCGCTGGAGTACGCCGTGCAGTTTGCGAAGCCGCTCGGGGCTTCCCTCACGATCCTCCATGCCATGGAGCCGGTCGCGTACGGGTTGGATTTCAGCCTCAGCCATGCAAAAGAATGGAAGGAGCAGCGGGCCTATCTGGAAAAACGGCTGACGGTGCTCACGGCTTGTCTGACCGCCCATGATCTTCAGGCCGACTATGCTCTGAAACCGGGTTTGCCGGCCGACTCGATTACGTCCTACGTGACCGCGCAGGGGTACGACCTCATGATCATGGGTACCCATGGGAGGCGCGGCCTCTCACACGTGCTGGTCGGGAGTATTGCCGGCGCCATGTTGCGGCATGCGCCCTGTCCGGTGCTCACCGTCCGTCGGCTCAAGGTTGGTCCGGACTATCAACGTGTCGTTCCGCTGGGAGAGTCATAA
- a CDS encoding universal stress protein, producing the protein MKTLLAVDGSDHSYEGVRALKYLRRADDLTLLHVVDAPKPAYPMMMPEVAQELYAQLERSMKEDGEQLLTRVQSLLPLHSGPVTKLLEVGSPAEQIVAAAESRHVDLIVMGARGLGPVKERLFGSVSHRVLSMAPCAKLILQGSLRSLKEVLLPLQGTSDAEAAVRFLAKQPFHEPVNVNLLTVLPPTRPPWPVDNRAAEQLEAQALGHARDFVEEVAAKLRALGYTTRATSLLGVPLTMILHEAERLRVDLILVGSRARQGITRFVLGSVSHAVLHRAPCQVLVFE; encoded by the coding sequence ATGAAGACCCTGCTGGCAGTCGATGGATCGGACCATTCCTACGAGGGCGTTCGCGCCCTCAAATATCTCCGCCGGGCCGATGATCTCACGCTTCTGCATGTCGTCGACGCGCCGAAACCGGCCTATCCCATGATGATGCCCGAGGTCGCGCAGGAACTGTATGCCCAGTTGGAACGCAGTATGAAGGAAGACGGCGAGCAGTTGTTGACGCGGGTGCAGTCCCTTCTCCCGTTGCACAGCGGGCCGGTCACGAAACTCCTGGAGGTCGGATCGCCGGCGGAACAGATCGTCGCAGCGGCCGAATCGCGCCACGTCGACCTCATCGTCATGGGAGCCAGGGGGCTCGGGCCAGTGAAGGAACGATTGTTCGGCAGCGTATCGCACCGGGTACTGAGCATGGCGCCTTGCGCCAAACTGATCTTGCAAGGTTCCCTTCGTAGCCTGAAGGAGGTCCTTCTCCCGCTGCAAGGGACCTCGGACGCCGAAGCAGCCGTGCGATTTCTGGCGAAACAGCCCTTTCACGAGCCAGTCAACGTGAACCTGCTCACCGTGCTCCCACCGACCCGCCCACCCTGGCCTGTGGACAATAGGGCTGCAGAACAGCTGGAAGCCCAGGCCCTTGGTCATGCCCGGGACTTCGTCGAGGAGGTCGCGGCGAAGTTACGCGCGCTCGGGTATACGACTCGCGCCACGAGCCTGCTGGGGGTTCCCCTGACCATGATTCTTCATGAGGCGGAACGGCTGCGAGTTGACCTGATTCTGGTCGGCTCTCGCGCGAGGCAGGGCATCACC
- a CDS encoding cupredoxin domain-containing protein has protein sequence MGATWARVVLSGKQILLATGCVLTLCSQGGAQAEQRIEVSIKNFAFVTKQVPLHLGVPTVIAITNEDEERHDFGSTMFEGIPTRVTSGGVVSYGKGISGVFLDAKKEAVIRFNMERPGRHEFRCSIHQNMKGELLLLSVEAV, from the coding sequence ATGGGTGCGACGTGGGCAAGGGTGGTGTTGAGTGGCAAGCAGATCCTGTTGGCGACCGGATGTGTGCTTACGCTGTGTTCGCAGGGGGGAGCTCAGGCGGAGCAGCGGATCGAAGTGAGCATCAAGAATTTTGCGTTCGTGACGAAACAGGTCCCACTCCACCTGGGCGTGCCGACGGTCATCGCCATTACCAATGAAGATGAGGAGCGGCACGATTTCGGCTCCACCATGTTCGAGGGGATTCCGACACGTGTGACGTCGGGCGGAGTCGTCTCGTACGGGAAAGGCATCAGCGGAGTCTTCCTCGACGCCAAAAAGGAGGCGGTGATCCGGTTCAACATGGAGCGGCCCGGCCGCCATGAATTTCGTTGTTCGATTCATCAGAACATGAAGGGTGAACTGCTCCTCCTAAGCGTGGAGGCGGTCTAA
- a CDS encoding NAD(P)H-dependent oxidoreductase subunit E: protein MHEQVKDILDRFRGEPPNILQSLLALQEQLGYVPADMVPVIAKSLGVTTAEVAGVLSYYPDLRSSAPGRHIIRVCMGESCYANGCGQVLRQLQERLRTDVHETMPGGRFTLDTMSCAGNCAVSPTVIIDRDLYGRVLPSQLDRILEGYK from the coding sequence ATGCATGAGCAGGTGAAAGACATTCTGGATCGGTTTCGCGGCGAACCGCCCAATATTTTGCAGTCGCTCCTCGCCCTCCAGGAACAGCTCGGATATGTGCCGGCCGACATGGTGCCGGTCATCGCGAAGAGCCTTGGTGTCACCACTGCGGAGGTGGCAGGTGTCCTATCGTATTACCCGGATCTGCGTTCCTCGGCGCCGGGACGTCACATCATTCGGGTCTGCATGGGGGAGTCCTGTTACGCCAACGGCTGCGGGCAAGTGCTGCGTCAATTACAAGAACGCCTGCGGACCGATGTTCATGAGACGATGCCGGGAGGACGGTTCACGCTCGACACCATGTCCTGCGCAGGCAATTGTGCGGTGTCCCCTACGGTCATCATCGATCGCGACCTGTACGGTCGCGTGCTGCCGTCGCAGCTGGACCGTATACTCGAGGGCTACAAATAG
- a CDS encoding NADH-ubiquinone oxidoreductase-F iron-sulfur binding region domain-containing protein yields the protein MAIRLYLSNDTSARAAGAAALAEAWSDRSDVQLIRTSSRGAFYLEPMVERDGPDGRIAWFNVSPQDLPAILSGTGGIPVQTIPFLAQQTRYTFANFGETEPLALDEYQARGGLSGLEAAFRLTPDAIIEELRVSQLRGRGGAAFPVWNKWKVAQQAKGAQKYVVANADEGDAGTYCDRMILEGDPFRVLEGMLICARAIGAGWGYVYCRQEYPAAAATLRAAIHKADEAELLELNGEPFPIEVVEGAGSYVCGEETALLESLEGKRGVVRARPPYPAQSGLYGCPTIVSNVLTFATIPQILSRGGSWHASLGTEQSRGTVVLQLGGRVKHPGLVEVPFGLSLHQVLEQFGGGMAPGSRFKAVQVGGPLGSLFPTTGLDMSICYDAFAKAGAVLGHGGIVVYDHETDMVDLARHFMAFTADESCGKCTPCRIGSVRGREILERIQAGSGTMDDLRLLDDLGETMKLASLCALGGRAPYPVLTAIEHFPAEFRSKLRT from the coding sequence ATGGCCATAAGACTCTATCTTTCCAACGATACCTCGGCGCGCGCGGCCGGTGCCGCTGCGCTGGCCGAGGCCTGGTCCGACCGGTCTGACGTCCAGCTCATCCGGACGTCTTCGCGGGGGGCCTTCTACCTTGAACCGATGGTGGAGCGTGACGGTCCCGACGGCCGGATCGCCTGGTTCAACGTATCCCCACAGGACTTGCCCGCCATTCTGTCCGGTACGGGTGGGATACCTGTGCAGACGATCCCCTTTCTCGCCCAGCAGACGAGATATACCTTTGCTAACTTCGGTGAGACGGAACCCCTGGCCCTGGATGAATACCAGGCGCGTGGCGGATTGTCCGGGTTGGAGGCGGCGTTTCGACTGACGCCCGATGCCATTATCGAAGAGCTTCGAGTCTCGCAGTTGCGCGGGCGCGGCGGCGCGGCATTCCCTGTGTGGAACAAGTGGAAGGTCGCTCAGCAGGCGAAGGGGGCGCAGAAATATGTGGTGGCCAACGCGGACGAAGGCGATGCCGGTACCTATTGCGACCGGATGATTCTGGAAGGCGATCCGTTTCGCGTGCTGGAAGGGATGTTGATCTGCGCCCGGGCTATCGGAGCGGGCTGGGGCTATGTCTATTGCCGACAAGAATACCCTGCCGCTGCGGCCACGTTGCGCGCCGCCATTCACAAGGCTGATGAAGCGGAGCTGCTGGAGCTGAACGGGGAACCGTTTCCCATCGAGGTGGTCGAGGGCGCGGGTTCCTACGTCTGCGGAGAAGAGACAGCCCTGCTTGAATCGCTGGAAGGGAAGCGAGGGGTGGTGCGTGCGCGGCCGCCGTACCCCGCGCAATCCGGCTTGTACGGCTGTCCCACCATCGTCAGCAATGTCCTCACGTTTGCGACGATTCCGCAGATTCTCTCACGGGGCGGATCCTGGCATGCCTCGCTGGGCACGGAACAATCGCGCGGCACCGTTGTCTTGCAGTTGGGCGGGCGCGTGAAACATCCGGGCCTGGTGGAGGTTCCGTTCGGCCTGAGTCTCCACCAGGTGTTGGAGCAGTTCGGCGGAGGGATGGCACCAGGCTCACGGTTCAAGGCCGTGCAGGTCGGCGGACCGCTGGGCAGTCTCTTCCCGACGACCGGACTCGATATGTCGATTTGTTACGACGCGTTTGCCAAGGCCGGCGCGGTGCTGGGGCATGGCGGGATTGTGGTCTACGACCATGAGACCGATATGGTGGACCTGGCGCGCCACTTCATGGCCTTCACCGCCGACGAGTCCTGCGGCAAGTGCACACCGTGCCGCATTGGGTCGGTCCGAGGTCGCGAGATTCTCGAACGTATCCAGGCGGGCAGCGGCACAATGGACGATCTCCGGCTGCTGGACGATCTCGGCGAGACCATGAAACTCGCCAGTCTCTGCGCCTTGGGCGGACGGGCGCCCTATCCGGTGCTCACGGCCATCGAACATTTTCCCGCCGAGTTCCGCAGCAAACTGAGGACGTAA
- a CDS encoding universal stress protein: MADRLFTKILVPVDFSPCSEEAYRIALSFAKSYQAEVLLLHVVDTKSLDALNRLGLAPASEAAKQKKQLHHVARLNARQLLAWDEAKGVTVRRLLADGSPFEEIARTARVEGVDLVVMGSYGGALGGVDKIFFGSTAEKVVRTAGCPVLTVPLPIKRGKVRAAKST, from the coding sequence ATGGCAGATCGGCTCTTCACGAAAATTCTGGTTCCCGTGGATTTCTCTCCCTGTTCAGAGGAGGCGTACCGGATTGCGCTCTCCTTCGCCAAGTCCTATCAAGCGGAGGTGCTGCTGTTGCACGTCGTCGATACGAAGAGTCTCGATGCCCTGAATCGACTCGGATTGGCGCCGGCTTCGGAGGCGGCGAAGCAGAAGAAGCAGTTGCATCATGTTGCGCGCCTGAATGCCAGACAATTGCTGGCCTGGGATGAAGCGAAGGGCGTCACGGTCAGGCGGTTGCTGGCCGATGGATCTCCGTTCGAAGAAATTGCCAGGACGGCGCGGGTAGAAGGGGTGGATTTGGTGGTGATGGGCAGTTACGGAGGGGCGTTGGGTGGTGTTGATAAGATTTTCTTCGGGAGCACCGCGGAGAAAGTCGTCCGGACGGCCGGATGTCCGGTGCTCACGGTACCCTTGCCGATCAAACGGGGCAAGGTGCGGGCGGCGAAAAGCACGTAG
- a CDS encoding DUF2934 domain-containing protein produces the protein MKPNVKKRSAVKSKPAAAARPVGASIELPEGMWERISQKAYELWKERGSREGYALQDWLDAESAVMGEIHEARE, from the coding sequence ATGAAACCCAACGTCAAAAAACGGTCAGCGGTGAAATCAAAACCCGCAGCTGCAGCCAGGCCTGTCGGAGCATCGATCGAGCTGCCTGAGGGCATGTGGGAGCGGATCTCGCAGAAAGCCTACGAGCTCTGGAAGGAGCGGGGCTCCCGCGAAGGGTACGCCCTGCAGGACTGGTTGGATGCGGAATCGGCCGTCATGGGGGAGATTCATGAAGCTCGCGAATGA
- the fdhF gene encoding formate dehydrogenase subunit alpha encodes MKLEINGRSVEASPGDTIYVAAKRAGIAIPALCTSDHLAPFGSCRMCLCEVDGQHGTPASCTTPVREGMVVHTESERVRRLRKHLVELYLSEQPSGDRVPEPLHRLAHALDLGHVRYTQPATRVDTVDRSNPFFIFDNAVCISCARCVRACDEIQGTHALTMLHRGFGSRPTAGGSALIGESAGFASSNCVSCGACVKECPTGALIEKTVIEEGEPLHAVRTTCAYCGVGCSFEAGVREERVVRMVPADDGPSNQGHACMKGRFGWTYNYAPDRLRTPLLRQGQEWVEISWSAALDRIAEEWTRIKSAHGPDALATISSSRGTNEENYLFGKFMRCVIGSNHIDNCARVCHSATVTGMMETLGASAATNSIHDLDLAKLILVVGANPTESHPVLGARIKRAARRGVPLVVIDPRRTELARLADLHLQLHPGTNVALLNGMGHVIVKEHLTDTVFVSNRTQGFDEWLNLVAGCTPEATSSVTGVPVHLITEAARLYAKSGGSMAVHGLGMTEHRWGSHGVMALVNLALATGNIGKPGTGINPLRGQNNVQGASDVGCLPTFFAGYQPLTDSTLGAAHLAVTGRPLPTARGMKTPDMWDAALAGRLKTLWIIGYDVAQTDPNLKKVHAALNSLEFLIVQDLFMSETAKLAHLVIPGASFLEKDGTFTNLERRIQRIRKAVEPPNGVLPDWQVVCEVSARMGYPMQYSHPSAIMDEIAQLAPLFAGVSYDRLDRPEGLQWPVPSTTHPGTALMHEQSFPKGKAQFVPVEYLPPGEIPSDTYPLVLITGRILQHYNCGAQTRRTDIMQVVDTDVLEIHAGDAARLDLREGDQVRLISARGEARLPVVVSDRVQPGELFTSFHFPDTDLNVLLSSSADESSKCPEYKVSTVRLEKVTQTAVPAPSMHVMLIT; translated from the coding sequence GTGAAGCTGGAAATTAACGGACGATCGGTTGAGGCCTCGCCGGGCGACACGATTTACGTCGCGGCAAAGAGGGCGGGCATTGCCATTCCGGCACTCTGCACCTCGGACCACCTGGCTCCTTTCGGATCCTGCCGCATGTGTCTCTGCGAGGTCGACGGCCAACATGGTACGCCGGCCTCCTGCACGACGCCGGTGCGAGAGGGCATGGTCGTCCATACTGAGAGTGAACGTGTGCGACGGCTCCGGAAACACCTTGTCGAGCTGTACCTGTCTGAACAACCGTCGGGAGATCGAGTGCCGGAGCCCTTGCACCGGTTGGCGCATGCGCTGGACCTGGGGCATGTCCGGTATACGCAGCCCGCCACCAGAGTCGACACCGTCGATCGCTCGAATCCGTTTTTCATCTTCGACAACGCCGTCTGTATTTCCTGCGCCCGCTGCGTCCGGGCCTGTGATGAAATTCAAGGCACGCATGCGCTGACGATGCTACACCGGGGATTCGGGAGCCGACCGACGGCGGGAGGATCCGCATTGATCGGAGAGTCGGCCGGTTTTGCGTCGTCGAATTGCGTCTCCTGCGGCGCCTGCGTGAAGGAATGTCCGACCGGCGCCTTGATCGAGAAGACTGTGATTGAAGAAGGCGAGCCGCTACATGCTGTTCGTACCACCTGTGCCTACTGCGGGGTCGGCTGCAGTTTCGAGGCCGGCGTGCGGGAGGAACGAGTCGTACGAATGGTCCCGGCCGATGACGGGCCTTCAAATCAGGGCCATGCCTGCATGAAGGGCCGCTTCGGGTGGACGTATAACTATGCGCCGGACCGGCTGCGTACGCCCCTACTGCGACAGGGGCAGGAATGGGTCGAAATTTCCTGGTCCGCAGCTCTCGATCGGATCGCCGAGGAATGGACCCGCATCAAATCCGCTCACGGTCCGGACGCCCTCGCCACGATCTCCTCCAGCCGCGGCACGAACGAAGAAAATTATCTGTTCGGCAAGTTCATGCGTTGCGTGATCGGCAGCAATCACATCGATAACTGTGCGCGGGTCTGTCACAGCGCGACCGTGACCGGGATGATGGAAACACTCGGCGCCTCGGCGGCGACCAATTCGATTCATGACCTAGATCTGGCCAAGTTGATTCTGGTGGTCGGCGCCAATCCCACCGAATCGCATCCGGTGCTGGGGGCGCGCATCAAACGGGCGGCGCGCCGCGGCGTGCCGTTGGTCGTCATCGATCCCCGCCGAACGGAATTGGCGCGTTTGGCGGATCTCCATCTGCAACTGCATCCCGGGACCAACGTGGCTCTGTTGAACGGCATGGGGCATGTCATTGTCAAGGAGCATCTGACCGATACGGTGTTCGTGAGTAATCGGACGCAAGGATTCGACGAGTGGTTGAACCTGGTGGCCGGTTGCACGCCCGAGGCGACGTCGAGTGTGACCGGCGTGCCGGTGCATCTCATCACCGAAGCGGCGCGGCTCTATGCGAAGAGCGGTGGTTCGATGGCCGTGCATGGGCTGGGCATGACCGAACATCGGTGGGGCAGCCACGGCGTGATGGCCCTGGTGAATCTGGCGCTGGCCACGGGCAACATCGGAAAACCCGGCACCGGGATTAATCCGTTGCGTGGCCAAAACAATGTGCAGGGGGCGTCGGATGTGGGCTGCTTGCCCACCTTTTTTGCGGGCTATCAGCCGTTGACCGATTCGACGTTGGGCGCGGCGCACCTTGCCGTCACCGGCCGACCCTTGCCGACGGCGCGGGGCATGAAAACGCCCGACATGTGGGACGCGGCTCTGGCCGGCAGACTCAAAACATTGTGGATCATCGGCTACGACGTGGCTCAGACCGATCCTAATCTGAAAAAAGTGCATGCGGCGCTCAACAGCCTGGAGTTCCTCATCGTGCAGGATCTGTTCATGAGCGAGACGGCCAAGCTGGCGCATCTCGTCATTCCCGGCGCGTCGTTCCTCGAAAAGGACGGGACGTTTACAAACCTCGAGCGTCGCATTCAGCGGATCAGGAAAGCCGTGGAACCGCCGAATGGAGTGCTGCCGGACTGGCAGGTGGTCTGCGAAGTGTCCGCGCGGATGGGGTATCCGATGCAGTATTCCCATCCCTCGGCGATCATGGATGAGATTGCGCAACTGGCGCCGCTGTTTGCCGGCGTCTCGTACGACCGGCTCGATCGGCCGGAGGGATTGCAGTGGCCCGTGCCCTCGACGACACATCCGGGTACTGCGCTGATGCATGAACAGTCGTTTCCGAAAGGGAAGGCGCAGTTTGTCCCCGTGGAGTATCTGCCGCCCGGAGAGATCCCAAGCGATACCTATCCGCTGGTGCTGATCACCGGGAGAATTCTGCAACATTACAATTGTGGTGCGCAGACCAGGCGAACCGACATCATGCAGGTGGTTGATACCGACGTGTTGGAAATTCATGCCGGCGACGCGGCCCGGCTGGACCTCCGTGAGGGCGACCAGGTCCGACTGATCAGCGCACGCGGGGAGGCACGGTTGCCTGTGGTGGTGAGCGACCGGGTCCAACCGGGAGAGCTCTTCACGAGTTTTCACTTCCCGGATACGGATCTGAACGTGCTGTTGTCGTCCAGTGCCGATGAAAGTT
- a CDS encoding dienelactone hydrolase family protein → MNQITITGDGVRLDGILRIPDHATGVVAFAHGSGSGRFSPRNQYVARVLDTGGFATLLLDLLTADEADDRRKVFNIDLLTDRLLLAQTWLATHRPTSGLRAGYFGASTGAAAALQAAARKPQAVDAVVSRGGRPDLAGPYLSRVTAPTLLLVGGDDGPVIDMNEEALAQLTCEKQLIIIPGASHLFEEPGTLEQVAREALHWFERHLSPASSA, encoded by the coding sequence ATGAATCAGATCACGATCACCGGCGACGGGGTCAGGCTGGACGGCATTCTGAGAATTCCCGACCACGCGACAGGGGTCGTGGCCTTTGCTCATGGTAGCGGCAGCGGCCGATTCAGCCCGCGTAATCAATACGTGGCCCGTGTGCTGGACACCGGCGGTTTTGCCACCCTGTTGCTGGATCTGCTTACTGCCGACGAGGCCGACGATCGACGGAAAGTCTTCAACATCGATCTGCTGACCGACCGACTCCTGCTGGCCCAGACCTGGTTGGCCACACATCGCCCGACCAGCGGATTGAGGGCCGGATACTTCGGTGCGAGCACGGGAGCTGCGGCAGCCTTGCAAGCAGCGGCGCGGAAACCCCAGGCCGTGGACGCAGTGGTGTCACGAGGCGGACGACCGGACTTGGCAGGTCCCTACCTCAGCCGGGTCACCGCGCCGACGCTGCTGCTCGTGGGCGGCGACGACGGCCCCGTCATCGACATGAATGAGGAGGCGCTCGCGCAACTCACGTGCGAGAAGCAGCTCATCATTATTCCCGGTGCGAGCCATCTGTTCGAAGAACCAGGTACCCTCGAACAGGTGGCTCGTGAAGCTTTGCATTGGTTCGAGCGACACCTCAGTCCCGCATCCTCAGCGTAA